Proteins co-encoded in one Medicago truncatula cultivar Jemalong A17 chromosome 8, MtrunA17r5.0-ANR, whole genome shotgun sequence genomic window:
- the LOC120577416 gene encoding digestive organ expansion factor, producing the protein MIFTSSHSESIKILEFLRSERASVYLVGDEDAELDFSSARRQFSERKIKIMLYTEKSHFDNRYQIDGVNYLIMYSLPERKEFYFEILKMLAKSENMACTALFSRLDKYRLLGIVGTELANFLLFSDETITEFIK; encoded by the exons ATGATATTCACCAGTTCTCACTCCGAATCTATTAAAATCCTCGAATTTTTGCGTTCGGAGAGGGCCTCCGTCTATCTGGTTGGAGATGA GGATGCAGAGCTGGATTTTTCAAGTGCACGTCGTCAGTTCTCTGAacggaaaattaaaataatgctTTACACGGAGAAATCCCACTTCGACAACAGATACCAG ATTGATGGAGTTAACTATCTAATCATGTATTCACTCCCAGAGAGAAAGGAGTTTTACTTTGAG ATTCTTAAAATGCTTGCTAAGTCTGAAAACATGGCGTGCACAGCCCTTTTTTCGCGTTTAGACAAGTATCGG CTGCTAGGAATTGTTGGAACTGAGCTGGCGAACTTCTTATTGTTTTCTGATGAGACTATTACTGAATTTATCAAATAG